In a single window of the Streptococcus ilei genome:
- the gyrA gene encoding DNA gyrase subunit A, producing MQDNNLVDVNLTSEMKTSFIDYAMSVIVSRALPDVRDGLKPVHRRILYGMNELGVTPDKPHKKSARITGDVMGKYHPHGDSSIYEAMVRMAQWWSYRYMLVDGHGNFGSMDGDGAAAQRYTEARMSKIALEMLRDINKNTVDFTDNYDASEREPNVLPARFPNLLVNGATGIAVGMATNIPPHNLGESIDAVKLMMDNPDVTTRELMEVLPGPDFPTGALVMGKSGIHKAYETGKGSIVLRSRTEIEETKTGRERIVVTEFPYMVNKTKVHEHIVRLVQEKRIDGITAVRDESNREGVRFVIEVRRDASANVILNNLFKMTQMQTNFGFNMLAIQNGVPKILSLREILGSYIEHQKEVVTRRTIFDKEKAEARAHILEGLLIALDHIDEVIKIIRNSQTDAEAQAELMSKFKLSERQSQAILDMRLRRLTGLERDKIQSEYDDLIALIADLADILAKPERVATIIKEELDEVKRKFGDARRTELMVGEVLSLEDEDLIEETDVLITLSNKGYIKRLDQAEFTAQKRGGRGVQGTGVKDDDFVRELVSTSTHDRLLFFTNKGRVYRLKGYEIPEYGRTAKGLPIVNLLKLDDGESIQTIINVAQDRSEDAYLFFTTRSGLVKRTSVAEFANIRQNGLKALNLKDEDELINVFLTDGNADVIIGTKFGYSVRFKESVVRNMGRSATGVRGVNLRPGDQVVGASVITDQDEVLIITEKGYGKRTRADEYPTKGRGGKGIKTANVAEKNGPLAGLMTVKGDEDLMIITNTGVMIRTSVANISQTGRSTMGVKVMRLDQDAQIVTFTTVQADEKDESETETESEG from the coding sequence ATGCAGGATAATAACTTAGTTGATGTTAATTTAACATCGGAAATGAAGACCAGTTTTATCGATTACGCTATGAGTGTTATCGTGTCTCGGGCTCTTCCTGACGTACGAGATGGTTTGAAGCCAGTTCATCGTCGGATCTTATACGGAATGAATGAACTTGGGGTTACGCCAGATAAACCTCATAAGAAATCTGCCCGTATTACAGGGGATGTTATGGGTAAATATCACCCACACGGAGACTCATCAATCTATGAAGCTATGGTTCGTATGGCGCAATGGTGGAGTTATCGCTACATGCTTGTAGATGGGCATGGTAACTTTGGTTCTATGGATGGAGATGGCGCCGCTGCCCAACGGTATACGGAAGCTCGTATGAGCAAGATTGCTCTTGAAATGCTTCGAGATATCAACAAGAATACAGTTGATTTCACAGATAACTATGATGCCAGCGAACGGGAACCAAACGTCCTTCCAGCTCGCTTCCCTAACTTGTTAGTCAATGGGGCGACAGGGATTGCGGTAGGGATGGCGACAAATATCCCACCGCACAACCTCGGTGAGTCTATTGATGCTGTCAAGTTAATGATGGACAATCCTGATGTGACAACGCGTGAGTTGATGGAAGTGCTTCCTGGACCTGACTTTCCAACTGGAGCCTTGGTCATGGGCAAATCAGGTATTCATAAGGCCTATGAAACAGGAAAGGGCTCGATTGTCTTGCGTTCTCGCACGGAGATTGAAGAGACCAAGACTGGTCGTGAACGCATTGTTGTGACAGAATTTCCTTATATGGTCAACAAGACCAAAGTGCATGAACATATTGTACGTTTGGTCCAAGAGAAACGGATTGATGGCATTACTGCTGTTCGGGATGAATCAAACCGTGAAGGGGTTCGTTTCGTCATTGAAGTCCGTCGCGATGCTTCAGCTAATGTCATCTTAAACAATCTCTTCAAGATGACCCAAATGCAAACCAACTTTGGTTTCAACATGTTGGCCATCCAAAATGGTGTCCCTAAAATTCTCTCCCTTCGTGAGATTTTAGGATCATATATTGAGCACCAAAAAGAAGTAGTGACTCGTCGGACCATCTTTGATAAAGAGAAGGCGGAAGCTCGTGCCCATATCTTGGAAGGACTCTTAATCGCTCTTGATCACATCGATGAAGTGATTAAAATCATCCGGAATAGCCAGACAGATGCAGAAGCTCAAGCTGAATTGATGAGTAAGTTTAAGCTTTCTGAGCGTCAAAGCCAAGCTATCTTGGATATGCGTCTTCGTCGTTTGACTGGTTTGGAACGCGACAAGATCCAAAGCGAATACGATGACCTCATTGCTTTGATTGCTGATCTTGCAGACATTTTAGCTAAGCCTGAGCGTGTAGCTACAATCATCAAGGAAGAATTGGATGAAGTTAAACGTAAATTCGGCGATGCTCGTCGTACTGAGTTGATGGTCGGAGAAGTTCTTTCTCTTGAAGATGAGGACTTAATTGAAGAAACAGACGTTTTGATTACCTTGTCCAACAAAGGCTATATTAAACGCTTGGATCAAGCTGAATTTACCGCTCAGAAACGTGGGGGGCGTGGTGTTCAAGGTACAGGGGTCAAGGATGATGACTTTGTCCGTGAATTGGTTTCTACTAGCACCCATGATCGTTTGCTCTTCTTTACCAATAAGGGACGGGTATATCGTCTCAAAGGCTATGAAATCCCTGAATACGGCCGTACAGCCAAAGGACTTCCGATTGTTAACTTGCTGAAGTTAGATGATGGTGAATCCATCCAGACAATTATTAACGTCGCTCAGGATCGTAGTGAAGACGCCTATCTCTTCTTTACAACGCGTTCTGGACTAGTTAAACGAACCAGTGTGGCCGAGTTTGCCAACATCCGTCAAAATGGCTTGAAAGCTCTTAACCTCAAAGATGAGGATGAGCTAATTAACGTCTTTCTTACTGATGGGAATGCTGACGTTATCATTGGGACTAAATTTGGGTATTCTGTTCGTTTCAAAGAGTCTGTTGTTCGGAATATGGGACGTTCAGCAACTGGTGTCCGAGGTGTCAACCTTCGTCCAGGGGATCAAGTGGTCGGTGCAAGCGTGATTACAGATCAAGATGAAGTTTTGATTATCACTGAAAAGGGATATGGTAAACGCACGCGTGCTGATGAGTATCCAACTAAAGGACGTGGTGGTAAAGGGATTAAAACTGCGAATGTGGCTGAGAAAAATGGTCCTCTTGCCGGTCTCATGACTGTCAAAGGAGATGAGGATTTGATGATTATCACCAATACAGGCGTCATGATTCGTACAAGCGTAGCGAATATTTCTCAAACTGGACGTTCGACTATGGGTGTGAAAGTCATGCGTCTGGATCAAGATGCCCAAATCGTAACCTTTACAACGGTTCAAGCTGACGAAAAAGATGAGTCAGAAACTGAAACGGAAAGTGAAGGGTAG
- a CDS encoding class A sortase: MASRRKKKKTSLRNRLINIFATLLILLSIALIFNAPIRNMIMVWHTNQYQVNKVSKKTIDKNKEAKTSFDFKEVKSLSTESVINAQWQAQKLPVIGGIAIPELKMNLPIFKGLDNVGLYYGAGTMKENQVMGQRNYSLASHHVFGLTGANEMLFSPLEHAKAGMKIYITDKEKVYTYVINSVETVTPDRVDVIADREGVNEITLVTCEDAAATYRTIVKGTLETSVDYSKAPKDILEAFTKSYNQMQL, encoded by the coding sequence ATGGCTTCAAGAAGAAAAAAGAAGAAAACAAGCTTACGCAATCGCTTGATTAATATCTTTGCTACCTTGCTGATCCTTTTGTCTATCGCTCTGATTTTTAATGCTCCGATTCGGAACATGATCATGGTTTGGCATACCAATCAGTACCAGGTCAACAAGGTATCGAAAAAGACCATCGATAAGAATAAAGAGGCTAAGACTAGCTTTGACTTTAAAGAAGTCAAATCGCTGTCTACAGAATCTGTCATCAATGCCCAATGGCAGGCACAAAAGTTACCTGTTATTGGAGGAATTGCAATTCCAGAATTGAAGATGAACCTTCCGATTTTTAAAGGCTTAGATAATGTGGGGCTTTATTATGGGGCAGGTACCATGAAAGAGAACCAGGTTATGGGGCAAAGGAATTACTCCTTGGCCAGTCACCATGTCTTTGGTTTGACTGGGGCAAATGAAATGCTCTTTTCCCCATTAGAACATGCCAAAGCTGGAATGAAAATCTATATCACTGATAAGGAAAAGGTCTATACCTATGTCATCAATTCTGTTGAGACAGTAACGCCAGATCGGGTCGATGTCATTGCAGATCGAGAAGGGGTAAATGAAATTACTTTGGTGACCTGTGAGGATGCCGCAGCAACTTATCGTACGATTGTAAAAGGTACTTTGGAAACTTCAGTAGATTACTCAAAAGCACCAAAAGATATC